The window CAGCTCAGCGCCCAGATCGGTGACAGGCAACCGGTCTTCGCGTGTGTCGGTCGCAAGCGATACCGGCTGCGCGGTTTCGGGCCGCACGAGTTGCAGATACGGATACATCAGCGCTCCTCGGACTTTGCGGCCCTGGGCACGCAGAACCAGAGCGCGAGGTAGCTTGGAAAAAGATCGCGGCTGGCCCATTGGGCCAGAGCCAGCAAGAATAACGGCGTCCAGATGGTCACGGCACACCCTGAAATTTGAGGAAGAAAAGGACAGCTAGAACGCCTGCGGCAAAGCCGAGGCCAAGGCTTGTGAGAAAGAATCCGAAGTCCATCAGGCGATATGCCTCCAGGTCTTGGCATCATGCAGACGGCGCCGCTTGATCTGCCAGGCGATGACGGCAGCTGCGATGCCGAACAGCACGAGCGCCAGACCGAGGTTGCTAGCCAGCCAACTCGTCGCGGGCGCGACCGTCTCAACGGCCTGGGAGACCTGCTCGCCGACAATCGGGACCGCGGCAACCAACCCATCATTCTCGGCCACCGTCACCGC is drawn from Pseudomonadota bacterium and contains these coding sequences:
- a CDS encoding peptidoglycan-binding protein, translated to AVTVAENDGLVAAVPIVGEQVSQAVETVAPATSWLASNLGLALVLFGIAAAVIAWQIKRRRLHDAKTWRHIA